From the Polyangiaceae bacterium genome, one window contains:
- a CDS encoding DUF3570 domain-containing protein gives MSPSVFRRWAKFVLCALAASAPARVTADPTRWDGNGELSGYYDSDDVTVVTPAVGAKAKTDDGWSARGGYLIDIVSAASVDIVSTASPRWTEVRHAGELGAGFERGNYAVNLSGAASFEPDFVSWTAGLEGSRFFANKQLLLTVGYAFQRDIAGRKGTSFSDYALRSVRHTASTSAELVLDRATTLTLALDVMLESGRQEKPYRYLPLFAADVAPMVPTGASIELVNQLRLPGRIGEQLPDTRRRAAASARLAHRFEHSTLTFWDRIYADGWGMFANTADARWVVEVSRALSLWPALRFHEQSAVSFWRRAYVGSIQDGRVDAPSFRTGDRELSRLWTATAGFGAGLAPSQDLRLSMQLDASYTDFPNTLYIDHRWATFAVAAVDVRLW, from the coding sequence GTGAGTCCGTCCGTCTTCCGGCGCTGGGCGAAGTTCGTGCTGTGCGCCCTGGCTGCGTCAGCACCAGCGCGGGTGACTGCGGATCCGACGCGTTGGGACGGCAATGGGGAACTCAGCGGCTACTACGACAGTGACGACGTGACCGTCGTGACTCCAGCGGTCGGAGCCAAGGCGAAGACAGATGACGGATGGTCGGCGCGCGGTGGCTACCTGATCGATATCGTGTCCGCGGCCTCCGTGGACATCGTTTCCACCGCGAGTCCTCGCTGGACCGAGGTGCGCCACGCGGGAGAACTCGGCGCTGGATTCGAGCGTGGCAACTACGCCGTGAACTTGAGCGGCGCGGCTTCTTTCGAGCCAGACTTCGTGTCGTGGACTGCAGGACTGGAGGGGTCGCGCTTTTTCGCGAACAAGCAGCTGCTGCTGACGGTGGGCTACGCCTTCCAGCGCGACATCGCGGGTCGAAAGGGAACGTCCTTTTCGGACTACGCGCTGCGTTCCGTCAGGCACACCGCATCCACGTCCGCCGAGCTGGTTCTCGATCGCGCCACGACCTTGACCCTGGCGTTGGATGTGATGCTGGAGTCGGGGCGCCAAGAGAAGCCCTACCGCTACTTGCCCCTGTTCGCTGCCGACGTTGCGCCCATGGTCCCCACGGGCGCGTCGATCGAACTCGTGAACCAGCTGCGCTTGCCGGGGCGCATCGGAGAGCAGCTGCCGGATACGCGACGTCGTGCCGCCGCTAGTGCTCGCCTCGCGCATCGCTTCGAACACTCGACCCTGACGTTCTGGGATCGCATCTACGCCGACGGCTGGGGCATGTTCGCCAACACCGCTGACGCGCGATGGGTCGTGGAGGTGTCGCGAGCCCTTTCCCTCTGGCCAGCCCTTCGCTTTCATGAGCAGTCCGCCGTCAGCTTTTGGCGGCGAGCCTACGTCGGCAGCATCCAGGACGGTCGGGTCGACGCGCCGTCCTTTCGCACGGGGGATCGGGAGCTGTCGAGGCTGTGGACCGCGACCGCTGGTTTCGGCGCGGGACTTGCCCCGAGCCAAGACCTGCGTCTGAGCATGCAGCTCGACGCTTCGTACACGGATTTCCCCAACACCCTTTACATCGACCATCGCTGGGCCACATTTGCCGTTGCCGCCGTGGACGTGAGGTTATGGTGA